A segment of the candidate division WOR-3 bacterium genome:
TCAGTGCGCAGAGATGTTCTCACGGCAGCGGTGATCTCCGATTGGTTACCTAGATGCGCGCTCTCTCCAGGTTGCCGCGTCACTTCTGGCGCAAAGAACTCCCGAAAAGCGCTTGCCAAACCGGAGGACGATAACCCCTCGAGTTCCAGCAGCTTGCCCCGTGGGCCATGTTCCACGAATCTGTCAGGCAGTCCGAATCGCCGCACGCGCGTGTCCATGTCTGCTGCCTCAAGTAACCCTACAACCGCGCTACCAAATCCTCCAGCCAGCACGCCCTCTTCAACCGTCGCGATCCTGTCATGCTTCCGGCCCATATCAAGAATCAGGGTCCGGTCCAATGGTTTGACGAATCGAGCATTGACTACCTCAAGGTTCAACCCGGCTGTCCGACTCAGAACCTCGGCTGCGGCCAACACCGGACCAAGCATCGTCCCCAGCGCCAGCACGCATCCATCCAACCCCTGTCTCACAAGCTGACTCCTGCCCAGTTCGACGGGACTGTGAACCATAGACACCGGTTCAGGCAGTCCTGATCCGCCTCTTGGGTAGCGCACCGCGACCGGTCCACTACGGTAGCTCACCGCAAAATCGAGCATTGCCTCGAGCTCTGATTCGTCGCTCGGAGCCATAACAACGGTATCAGGAAGCATGCCAAGATAGCACAGGTCAAACATTCCGTGATGAGTTGGCCCGTCCTCACCTACAAGACCTGCCCGGTCAACCGCAAAAACCACGGGCAGGTGCTGAAGGCACACGTCCTGAATTATCTGGTCCAGCGCCCGGGCCAGAAACGTCGAATAGACTGCCACTACCGGCCGGAGTCCACCGATGGCTAGTCCGGCAGCGAATGTCACCGCGTGTTGCTCGCAGATTCCAACGTCGAAAAAACGGTTCGGAAACTTGTCCCGGAATTCCGTCAGACCAGTGCCCAGGCACATGCCCGCGGTTATAACAACAATCTGTTCGTCCTGCGCCGCCAACTCCACTATCTTTTTCCCGAATGTTTTCGTGAAACTCGGTCCAGAAGCCCCCTTGGGTTTCCCACTCAGCCGGTCAAAGGGCCCAATGCCATGGAACGTCTCCGGGTCTTTCATCGCCGGTCCGTACCCAAGGCCCTTCCTCGTCACTACATGAACCAGAACCGGCCCGTGCAGCTCTCGCACCCGCCGGAACGTACGCATCAGTTCACTCAGGTCATGACCGTCAACCGGCCCGATGTAACGAAAACCAAGTTCCTCGAACAGGAGGCTCGGCACGACCAGATTCTTGAGACCTTCTTCGATCTTTCTGGCGGCCAGCCTCGCCCGGCCACTGAGGTTCTCGGGCATGAGACCAAGGAGATTCCATACGTCAGCACGTATCCGGTTGTACATCCGACCCGTAATTATCCTGTTCAGGTATCCTGCCATCGCACCAGAGCTTCGGGCAATTGACATCTCATTATCATTCAGGACGACAATAAGGTCCTGCTTCAACTC
Coding sequences within it:
- the dxs gene encoding 1-deoxy-D-xylulose-5-phosphate synthase, with amino-acid sequence MAKLLDSVNSPEDLRRMSVGELKTLAEEIRELIIETTAENGGHVAPNLGTVELTLALHYVFDTPRDRIFWDVGHQCYTHKIVTGRRDRFATLRQYRGIAGFPKRVESDYDVLDSGHSGDSIGAALGAAIGDRLRGRAGRSIAVVGDGSVVAGMAFEALNQAGELKQDLIVVLNDNEMSIARSSGAMAGYLNRIITGRMYNRIRADVWNLLGLMPENLSGRARLAARKIEEGLKNLVVPSLLFEELGFRYIGPVDGHDLSELMRTFRRVRELHGPVLVHVVTRKGLGYGPAMKDPETFHGIGPFDRLSGKPKGASGPSFTKTFGKKIVELAAQDEQIVVITAGMCLGTGLTEFRDKFPNRFFDVGICEQHAVTFAAGLAIGGLRPVVAVYSTFLARALDQIIQDVCLQHLPVVFAVDRAGLVGEDGPTHHGMFDLCYLGMLPDTVVMAPSDESELEAMLDFAVSYRSGPVAVRYPRGGSGLPEPVSMVHSPVELGRSQLVRQGLDGCVLALGTMLGPVLAAAEVLSRTAGLNLEVVNARFVKPLDRTLILDMGRKHDRIATVEEGVLAGGFGSAVVGLLEAADMDTRVRRFGLPDRFVEHGPRGKLLELEGLSSSGLASAFREFFAPEVTRQPGESAHLGNQSEITAAVRTSLRTESHS